One Apostichopus japonicus isolate 1M-3 chromosome 14, ASM3797524v1, whole genome shotgun sequence genomic window carries:
- the LOC139979634 gene encoding phosphoribosylformylglycinamidine synthase-like, translated as MGLVKLYQVPALHPGAFQTTLAKISGVLKDATNINLTTEACYYIDSSSPLTDDDVQKLRWIFAVSFEEAMVKKETSLTDIDSTTSYFVEIGPRLNFSTAWSTNAVSICHSAGMSSVTRVERSRRLLVNVLGEDGSPTEISLQDKKEILSLLHDRMTECSYDRPLEDFDINLQPDQVYEVDILGQGKPALEKANKDLGLAFDDWDLDYYCDLFVNKIKRNPTSVECFDLAQSNSEHSRHWFFKGRMIVDGKEKDLSLFKMVMQTQDHSNHNNVIKFSDNSSAIVGYEAEIAYPVSNEAKPSSYEKRRLKRHIIFTAETHNFPTGVAPFSGATTGTGGRIRDVQSAGKGAHVVAGTAGYCFGNLNIPGYDLPWEDDSWKYPSNFASPLEIAVEASSGASDYGNKFGEPVLCGFARSFGMQLSESERREWIKPIMFSGGIGTLEDVHVSKDPAEKGMLVVKLGGPVYRIGVGGGAASSIQVQGDNTAELDFGAVQRGDAEMEQKLNRVIRACLECREKNPICSIHDQGAGGNGNVLKEISEPAGAVIRTKDFQLGDPTITTLELWGAEYQESNAILVKSEDAERLQQMCKRERCPACFVGEITGDGKIRLEVEQSDPVTDDVIQDKKRRICTYPVNLDLEWVLGKMPRKVFHLSRKLSPCKPLKLPDNLQLKEALERVLRLPSVASKRYLTNKVDRSVTGLVAQQQCVGPLHTPLADVAVMALSQFSTVGSATAIGEQPIKGLIDAGVGARMSVAEALTNLVFARVSNLKDVKCSGNWMWPAKLPGEGAALYDACHAMCEVMGQLGIAIDGGKDSLSMAARVDQETVKAPGSLVISTYVGCPDITATVTPDLKCPNGKGSLLYVDLSGGKSRVGGSALAQCYKQLGDSVADLDDPALLVTAFNITQDLLKERLVTAGHDVSDGGLITCLLEMAFAGNHGMEVNLSKPAEASLIDYLFAEEVGWILEVESSSANAVAKRFTDQQVPCHVIGQSTGEGSEAKVLLSVDDTNVLDESMVRLRDVWEETSFQLERLQANPKCVEEESSRLSQRKSPPFKVTYDLDKNERLSQLTETSGKPKVAIIREEGSNGDREMIASFMMAGFEAWDVNMQDLMNGIISLAEFRGVVFVGGFSYADVAGASKGWAAAILFNDTVRCEFEAFKARKDTFSLGVCNGCQLMGLLGWVAPNVTSESSPSRQGISFTNNKSERLESRFVSVKIARSAAIMLQDMEDSVLGVWVAHGEGRIRFANKDTEDSVVNNGLIAAWFVDDSGRETTQYPQNPNGSPYGMAGLCSEDGHHLAVMPHPERATLRWQWAWMPWEWRQTVKVSPWLRMFENAYCWCLENSS; from the exons ACTAAATTTCTCTACTGCATGGTCAACTAATGCAGTCTCCATCTGTCATTCTGCCGGAATGTCCTCTGTTACAAGAGTCGAAAGGTCACGGAGGTTACTCGTCAATGTTCTGGGGGAAGATGGTTCACCCACAGAGATCTCTTTGCAAGATAAGAAAGAAATCTTATCTCTCCTCCATGACAGAATGACTGAGTGTAGTTATGACAGACCCTTGGAGGACTTTGATATTAACTTGCAGCCTGACCAGGTCTACGAGGTGGATATTCTTGGCCAAGGCAAACCTGCTTTGGAGAAAGCCAACAAGGACCTAG GTCTTGCCTTCGATGACTGGGATCTTGACTACTACTGTGATTTATTTGTGAACAAGATAAAAAGGAACCCCACCAGTGTGGAATGCTTTGACTTAGCTCAATCCAACAG TGAACATAGCAGACATTGGTTCTTCAAAGGCCGTATGATAGTGGACGGGAAAGAAAAGGATTTATCTCTTTTCAAGATGGTGATGCAAACTCAAGATCACAGTAACCATAACAACGTAATCAAATTCTCAGACAACAGTAG CGCTATCGTTGGATACGAGGCAGAGATTGCCTATCCTGTTTCTAACGAGGCAAAGCCATCTTCCTATGAGAAGAGGCGACTGAAGAGACACATTATCTTTACGGCAGAAACCCACAACTTCCCCACAG GTGTGGCACCCTTCAGTGGTGCCACCACTGGTACCGGGGGACGAATCAGGGACGTTCAGAGCGCCGGCAAAGGAGCTCACGTCGTGGCCGGCACTGCTGGCTATTGTTTTGGAAATTTGAATATTCCAG GGTACGATCTTCCTTGGGAAGACGATTCGTGGAAGTATCCGTCTAATTTTGCCTCCCCTCTGGAGATCGCAGTGGAGGCTAGTTCAGGTGCATCGGACTACGGCAATAAGTTCGGCGAGCCGGTGCTCTGCGGGTTTGCGAGATCGTTCGGCATGCAGCTGAGCGAGTCAGAGCGAAGGGAGTGGATCAAGCCGATCATGTTCAGCGGTGGAATAGGCACCTTGGAAGATGTCCACGTATCGAAGGATCCGGCAGAGAAAG GAATGTTGGTAGTAAAACTTGGTGGTCCAGTCTATCGAATCGGTGTCGGTGGAGGGGCGGCATCTTCCATTCAAGTGCAGGGGGATAATACTGCGGAACTAGATTTTGGCGCAGTGCAACGTGGAGACGCCGAAATGGAACAAAAGCTGAACCGAGTGATCAGAGCTTGTTTGGAATGCCGTGAAAAGAATCCAATTTGTAGCATTCATGACCAAGGAGCCGGGGGAAATG GTAACGTCCTGAAAGAGATTTCCGAACCTGCCGGAGCAGTGATCAGAACGAAAGACTTCCAGCTGGGTGACCCGACCATCACGACCCTTGAACTCTGGGGTGCAGAGTACCAGGAGAGTAATGCCATCCTGGTTAAATCGGAGGACGCTGAGAGGCTGCAACAGATGTGTAAGAGAGAGAGGTGCCCGGCTTGCTTTGTTGGTGAAATAACTGGTGATGGCAAG ATTCGTCTGGAAGTAGAACAATCTGATCCGGTAACAGATGACGTCATTCAAGACAAGAAAAGACGTATCTGCACCTATCCTGTGAATCTAGATCTGGAGTGGGTACTTGGCAAAATGCCAAGAAAG GTATTCCATCTCAGCAGAAAGCTGTCCCCGTGCAAACCCCTAAAACTACCTGACAATTTACAACTCAAAGAGGCTTTGGAGAGAGTCTTGCGGCTTCCTAGTGTTGCAAGCAAGAGATACTTGACAAATAAG GTCGACAGATCAGTGACAGGACTGGTCGCTCAGCAGCAATGTGTCGGACCGCTTCACACTCCATTGGCCGATGTAGCAGTGATGGCGCTCTCTCAGTTCTCCACTGTCGGTTCTGCCACAGCCATCGGTGAGCAGCCGATCAAAGGGTTAATAGATGCAGGTGTTGGAGCAAGAATGTCAGTTGCAGAGGCCTTGACAAACTTGGTGTTTGCTCGAGTGTCAAACTTGAAg GACGTTAAATGTAGCGGTAACTGGATGTGGCCTGCCAAGCTACCGGGTGAAGGTGCTGCCCTCTATGATGCCTGTCATGCCATGTGTGAGGTCATGGGTCAACTGGGAATCGCCATTGACGGCGGGAAGGATTCGTTGAGCATGGCAGCCAGGGTTGACCAAGAGACTGTAAAGGCTCCAG GATCCCTTGTGATATCAACGTATGTCGGCTGTCCAGACATCACAGCTACAGTGACTCCAGATTTGAAATGTCCAAATGGCAAAG GATCCCTACTCTACGTGGATTTGAGCGGTGGTAAATCCCGGGTCGGGGGTTCAGCTCTCGCTCAATGTTACAAACAGCTCGGTGATTCTGTGGCTGATCTAGATGACCCTGCTCTCTTGGTAACAGCGTTCAACATCACACAAGACCTCTTGAAGG AACGACTGGTCACTGCTGGCCATGATGTGAGTGATGGAGGGCTTATCACTTGTTTACTGGAAATGGCTTTTGCAGGAAATCATGGCATGGAAGTCAATTTGTCAAAACCAGCTGAAG cCTCATTGATCGATTATCTATTTGCTGAAGAAGTTGGCTGGATTCTTGAAGTGGAATCTTCCTCTGCAAATGCTGTTGCTAAAAGGTTCACTGATCAGCAAGTTCCCTGtcatgtgattggtcaatcgaCTGGTGAAGGAAGTGAGGCAAAA GTTTTGCTATCTGTTGACGATACAAATGTCCTCGACGAGAGCATGGTTCGTCTCAGAGATGTTTGGGAGGAGACAAGCTTTCAGCTGGAGAGGTTACAGGCAAATCCTAAATGCGTTGAGGAGGAATCGAGTAGACTGTCACAAAGAAAATCACCACCGTTTAAAGTTACTTACGATCTTGATAAGAACGAGAGGCTTTCACAACTAACAGAGACATCCG gCAAGCCAAAAGTTGCAATTATTCGTGAAGAAGGCAGTAACGGTGACCGTGAAATGATAGCTTCTTTCATGATGGCAGGATTTGAAGCCTGGGATGTGAACATGCAGGACCTGATGAATGGCATTATTTCATTGGCTGAGTTCAGGGGTGTGGTCTTTGTGGGCGGTTTCAGCTATGCAGATGTAGCTGGTGCCTCTAAAG GATGGGCGGCAGCCATTCTcttcaacgatacggtcaggtGTGAGTTTGAGGCCTTTAAAGCCAGAAAGGACACTTTCTCGTTGGGTGTCTGCAACGGTTGTCAACTCATGGGGCTTCTCGGATGGGTAGCACCAAATGTCACTTCAG AGAGCAGCCCCAGTCGCCAGGGTATCAGTTTCACCAACAACAAGTCAGAACGTTTGGAGTCTCGTTTCGTGAGTGTGAAGATTGCAAGAAGTGCTGCTATTATGCTTCAGGACATGGAAGACTCAGTCTTGGGTGTCTGGGTAGCCCATGGAGAAg GTCGCATTAGATTCGCCAACAAAGACACCGAAGACTCTGTCGTTAACAACGGCCTCATAGCGGCTTGGTTCGTAGACGACAGCGGAAGAGAGACCACGCAGTATCCTCAGAATCCAAACGGATCACCCTACGGAATGGCTGGGCTATGCTCGGAAGACGGCCATCACTTGGCAGTGATGCCCCACCCCGAGAGGGCCACGCTCCGCTGGCAGTGGGCCTGGATGCCATGGGAATGGAGGCAGACAGTTAAAGTGTCGCCATGGTTACGCATGTTTGAGAACGCATACTGCTGGTGTCTTGAAAATAGTAGCTAA